In Candidatus Poribacteria bacterium, a genomic segment contains:
- a CDS encoding sugar phosphate isomerase/epimerase, whose protein sequence is MSEIILSCTTCALRNPPLDEISETLKHAPKAGYAYWGLAGPITWTPGLIRWLDTEGLRLQAAEVGLKGLTEVYASAISTDSVDAAESSIADLLLNVQAAVKLQCPLLVFSGGRRQTDGLRNTIAGLEKLAQSIADVPVRVALEPHVESQFQNEADYDEIFEHITTEQIGITIDTGHFHVAGVDWKALIRKYPDRIYNVHVKDHLGSQSVPIGDGEVDMPGLVHELRAIDYCGPLAVELEVEDPENLPRYVADAYQYLSGLIGV, encoded by the coding sequence ATGAGCGAAATAATTCTATCTTGTACGACCTGTGCGTTACGCAATCCACCGTTGGATGAAATTTCAGAAACGTTGAAGCACGCACCGAAAGCGGGGTATGCCTACTGGGGGTTGGCAGGACCAATTACTTGGACACCTGGGCTTATCCGGTGGTTGGATACAGAAGGGCTGCGCCTTCAGGCAGCTGAAGTAGGCCTGAAAGGATTGACGGAGGTTTATGCGTCAGCAATTTCGACCGATTCCGTCGACGCAGCAGAGAGTTCAATCGCAGACTTATTGCTCAACGTTCAAGCAGCCGTGAAACTACAGTGTCCACTGCTTGTGTTCTCAGGTGGGAGGCGGCAAACTGATGGTTTGAGAAACACAATCGCTGGGCTTGAGAAACTTGCTCAGTCAATCGCTGATGTCCCTGTGAGAGTGGCATTGGAGCCGCACGTGGAATCTCAATTTCAGAATGAAGCGGATTACGACGAAATCTTTGAACATATCACCACAGAGCAAATCGGCATCACAATTGATACAGGGCATTTTCATGTGGCAGGCGTGGACTGGAAAGCGCTTATCCGCAAGTATCCCGACCGAATCTACAACGTCCATGTGAAAGATCACCTCGGTTCTCAATCCGTCCCGATTGGAGACGGGGAAGTCGATATGCCGGGCTTAGTCCATGAACTTCGCGCCATCGACTACTGCGGACCACTTGCTGTAGAATTAGAGGTCGAAGATCCAGAAAATCTGCCACGATACGTCGCTGATGCTTACCAATACCTGTCAGGCTTGATTGGCGTCTGA
- a CDS encoding Gfo/Idh/MocA family oxidoreductase, producing MAKYRGAVIGLGWMGMLYDLAERIGVWHVDDIDRPTPELDIHRKFYYHNRHLSRKSMPTSYAEALSDRPEITLVAAAERDHHRLAVFGERYGVEALYADAKEMLRQEKPDIVAISTNTKGRADLTCCAVESGAKGIVTEKPMACTLEEADRMVKACANAGVPLCCGAISTSHPSFRTAKDLVTNGAIGEVLSIEAESDKNLSQHQNWSYFVDSNPAWVIGLGDLPKRKSGSNEFRGQGMMVTDTGLVVHFRKGAPAVRITGTTGELFHPEHYSDWTLFQEIETPTGRYKIEMPWPGAKMQVGGGSINGLADVMDCLAGELDEPKNSGRRVAVALEVEIAIKLSSAQGGQQIDLPLGDRSLGLEYDWHR from the coding sequence GTGGCGAAATATCGAGGCGCAGTCATAGGACTTGGGTGGATGGGCATGCTCTACGATTTGGCAGAACGTATAGGAGTATGGCACGTTGACGATATCGACCGTCCAACGCCTGAATTAGACATTCACCGCAAATTTTACTATCACAATCGGCATTTATCCAGAAAGTCGATGCCGACTAGCTACGCTGAGGCGCTGTCGGATCGGCCGGAAATAACACTGGTCGCTGCTGCTGAACGCGACCACCACCGGCTCGCAGTATTCGGGGAACGCTACGGTGTGGAAGCCTTATACGCCGACGCGAAGGAGATGTTGCGACAGGAAAAACCGGATATCGTTGCGATTTCTACTAATACCAAGGGACGAGCTGATCTGACCTGTTGCGCCGTGGAGAGCGGTGCAAAAGGCATTGTGACAGAGAAACCGATGGCTTGCACGCTTGAGGAGGCAGATCGGATGGTTAAGGCATGTGCCAATGCCGGTGTGCCTCTCTGTTGTGGGGCTATTTCGACCAGCCATCCCTCGTTTCGAACGGCAAAGGATTTGGTGACAAACGGTGCGATTGGAGAGGTGCTGTCCATTGAGGCAGAATCGGATAAAAATCTGTCCCAGCACCAAAACTGGTCGTATTTTGTCGATAGTAATCCCGCTTGGGTCATCGGTTTGGGGGACCTGCCCAAACGTAAGTCGGGCAGTAACGAATTTCGTGGCCAGGGCATGATGGTTACCGACACAGGGCTTGTTGTGCATTTCAGGAAGGGTGCTCCGGCGGTACGTATCACCGGTACAACGGGTGAACTTTTCCACCCAGAGCACTACTCCGACTGGACGCTGTTTCAGGAGATAGAAACCCCCACTGGACGGTACAAGATAGAAATGCCGTGGCCCGGTGCTAAGATGCAGGTGGGCGGTGGTTCAATCAACGGACTAGCCGATGTTATGGACTGCTTGGCGGGTGAGCTTGACGAACCAAAAAATTCGGGCAGACGGGTCGCTGTCGCGCTAGAAGTCGAGATTGCGATAAAATTATCTTCGGCTCAAGGTGGCCAGCAGATTGACCTGCCTCTAGGGGATCGCTCCCTCGGACTTGAGTACGACTGGCATAGATAG
- a CDS encoding ABC transporter ATP-binding protein — translation MKLLESMPHSIRTKTRELLPTGEEELIRVSTDLNQEGRFGEQWVVVTDKRLLIVPTARVDGVIEVPIQELILVQTEALVGGGHLSIERKGKPTIIVPYSSSLAEKFSEVARGLEQLRKEEPFLINPQLERTRCGECGRLLPEKNGICPNCIRRLATLQRIASYLKPYRGHAILLAIVSLMEMGTTVVPPMLTREIVDSVLVPKEGNTNTMSERLTLLGLLVLGLVGIRVVNWGLQWAHGWTVSWLGARITADIRNRLYQQLELLSLQFYDRRQVGAVMSRVTRDAGRLQEFLVEGLPYLIISALTVVGILGVLFWMHWLLALLVLIPIPFMMGWGVMFWKRMRLYFNKWDQAWSDLMTTVSEVLSGIRVVKAFAQEAKEIVSFGVRNKKIRQLAIRTEINWEIFFATTTLLTSFGILIVWLLGGREVIRDTLTLGTLLTFYAYMWMLYDSIEWFGEVNSWMTRAFAGAERIFEVIDTPAEAYKDPTARSISNIKGHVRFTDVTFGYDKSKPVLHEINLDVVPGEMVGLVGRSGVGKTTTVNLICRFYDVDQGIIEVDGVPIQKIRLEDLRSQIGIVPQEPFLFSGTVAENISYGKPGASFEEIMDAAIAANAHSFIVAKSDGYDSQVGERGGELSGGEKQRLAIARAILHDPKILILDEATSSVDVETEQHIQDAIARLTEGRTTFAIAHRLSTLRNADRLVILEGGRIVEVGTHNELMEKRGIFYELVQLQQQTSEIIAVKA, via the coding sequence ATGAAATTACTTGAATCAATGCCACATTCGATTAGAACAAAAACGCGAGAGCTACTCCCCACGGGAGAGGAGGAGCTTATCCGTGTATCCACTGACCTGAATCAGGAAGGAAGGTTTGGGGAACAGTGGGTGGTTGTTACGGATAAACGTCTCCTGATTGTCCCAACGGCGAGGGTTGACGGCGTCATCGAGGTGCCGATTCAAGAGTTGATTCTTGTGCAAACCGAAGCCTTAGTTGGTGGAGGGCACCTCAGTATTGAACGGAAGGGTAAACCAACCATCATAGTTCCTTATTCTAGTTCTCTCGCGGAAAAGTTTTCTGAGGTCGCCCGAGGACTTGAGCAGCTTCGTAAGGAAGAACCATTCTTAATCAACCCACAACTTGAGCGCACACGATGCGGAGAGTGTGGTAGGCTTCTCCCTGAAAAGAACGGAATCTGTCCTAACTGTATCCGGCGGCTTGCCACGTTGCAGCGGATTGCTAGTTATCTAAAGCCTTACAGAGGGCATGCTATCCTGCTAGCAATTGTTTCCCTGATGGAGATGGGTACAACCGTGGTTCCCCCAATGCTGACTCGAGAAATAGTAGATAGTGTCCTAGTGCCAAAAGAGGGCAACACCAATACTATGTCTGAACGGCTAACCCTACTCGGTTTATTAGTCCTCGGTTTGGTTGGTATACGCGTGGTAAACTGGGGACTGCAATGGGCACACGGTTGGACGGTCAGTTGGTTGGGGGCGCGTATCACCGCTGATATCCGAAACCGGCTTTATCAGCAACTTGAATTGCTTTCGCTTCAATTCTACGACCGGCGGCAGGTTGGCGCGGTGATGTCCCGCGTGACGAGAGACGCAGGCAGGTTGCAGGAATTTCTGGTGGAGGGACTACCCTACTTGATCATAAGCGCATTGACGGTTGTCGGCATATTAGGTGTCTTGTTTTGGATGCATTGGCTGTTGGCGCTGCTTGTCTTAATACCTATCCCGTTTATGATGGGCTGGGGCGTTATGTTCTGGAAACGGATGCGGCTTTACTTCAACAAATGGGATCAGGCTTGGTCAGATCTTATGACAACGGTGAGTGAAGTATTATCCGGTATCCGTGTGGTAAAGGCCTTCGCCCAGGAGGCAAAAGAAATAGTCTCATTTGGAGTGAGAAATAAGAAAATCCGGCAACTCGCCATTCGGACGGAGATTAACTGGGAGATTTTCTTCGCCACGACAACCCTCTTGACTAGTTTTGGGATACTGATTGTGTGGCTTCTCGGCGGACGCGAGGTAATCAGAGATACACTGACATTAGGGACACTGTTGACGTTCTATGCCTACATGTGGATGCTCTATGATTCGATAGAGTGGTTTGGAGAAGTAAACAGTTGGATGACACGCGCATTTGCGGGTGCAGAACGCATTTTTGAGGTCATCGACACACCAGCTGAAGCATACAAAGACCCCACTGCACGCTCAATATCCAACATCAAGGGTCATGTTAGGTTCACAGATGTCACGTTTGGTTACGATAAGAGTAAACCTGTACTCCATGAGATTAACCTTGATGTTGTACCCGGTGAGATGGTCGGGCTTGTGGGTAGATCGGGGGTCGGCAAGACGACTACTGTAAACCTGATCTGTCGGTTCTACGATGTAGATCAAGGCATAATTGAGGTTGATGGTGTGCCAATCCAGAAGATCCGCCTTGAGGATTTGCGGAGTCAAATCGGCATCGTGCCGCAGGAACCATTCTTGTTCAGCGGTACTGTTGCAGAGAATATTAGCTATGGCAAACCCGGCGCTAGCTTTGAAGAGATTATGGACGCGGCTATCGCAGCGAATGCTCACAGCTTCATCGTTGCCAAGTCCGATGGCTATGACAGCCAAGTCGGGGAACGTGGCGGCGAGCTATCGGGTGGAGAGAAACAGCGTCTTGCTATCGCTCGCGCGATTCTCCACGACCCCAAAATTCTGATCCTTGATGAAGCAACTTCGTCCGTGGATGTCGAGACGGAGCAGCACATTCAGGACGCCATCGCCCGACTGACTGAAGGACGCACCACCTTCGCCATCGCCCATCGCCTATCCACGCTGCGGAATGCGGATCGGCTGGTCATACTTGAAGGAGGTCGCATTGTTGAGGTGGGAACACATAATGAGCTGATGGAGAAGAGGGGAATTTTTTACGAATTGGTGCAGCTGCAGCAGCAGACTTCAGAGATTATTGCAGTCAAGGCGTAA
- the ribD gene encoding bifunctional diaminohydroxyphosphoribosylaminopyrimidine deaminase/5-amino-6-(5-phosphoribosylamino)uracil reductase RibD, which produces MPNHSQWSTTDRKFMEHALALASKASGRTSPNPLVGAVIVRDGQIVGEGYHQRAGDAHAEIHALNQAQNLAEGATMYVTLEPCCHWGRTPPCTESLIRAKLANVCVSMKDPNPQVAGKGLRQLEEAGIRVRVGICEEESQQLNEVFIKYITTQCPFVILKSAISLDGKIATASAESQWITSEASRSKGHEVRAEVDAILVGVGTVLQDNPSLTTRLPDRTNADPIRVIVDSRGRTPPGAKVFNPNSNAGTLIAVTKNAPQEKIEALKSAGADVLIIEEQEGRVCLRALMRELGRKQITSVLIEGGGEVNAAALQAGVVDKLMFFVAPKLIGGNDAPGPIGGAGIARLAEAFELRSVKTSHIGADLLIEGYLS; this is translated from the coding sequence ATGCCTAACCACAGCCAATGGTCAACAACAGATCGAAAATTTATGGAACACGCCTTAGCGTTAGCATCGAAGGCAAGTGGACGCACCAGTCCGAATCCGCTGGTCGGTGCAGTGATTGTCAGGGATGGTCAAATCGTTGGCGAAGGTTATCACCAAAGAGCAGGAGATGCTCACGCAGAGATTCATGCACTGAACCAAGCCCAAAACCTTGCGGAGGGCGCGACGATGTACGTGACGCTTGAGCCGTGTTGTCATTGGGGACGGACGCCGCCCTGCACCGAGTCGCTCATTCGGGCGAAGCTAGCCAATGTGTGCGTTTCGATGAAAGATCCGAACCCACAGGTTGCTGGCAAGGGATTACGTCAACTTGAGGAAGCGGGAATACGTGTTCGGGTGGGCATCTGTGAGGAGGAATCACAGCAACTTAATGAAGTCTTCATCAAGTACATCACGACCCAGTGCCCCTTTGTTATTCTCAAATCCGCAATCAGCCTAGACGGAAAGATTGCCACCGCTTCAGCCGAATCGCAGTGGATTACCTCAGAAGCATCGCGTTCAAAAGGGCATGAGGTTCGTGCAGAGGTTGACGCGATTCTCGTCGGTGTTGGGACCGTGCTGCAGGATAACCCATCGCTGACCACGCGCCTACCCGACAGAACGAACGCGGACCCTATCCGTGTTATTGTTGACTCACGTGGTCGCACGCCGCCGGGAGCAAAAGTGTTTAATCCAAATAGTAATGCGGGCACACTAATCGCCGTCACAAAAAACGCACCCCAAGAAAAAATTGAAGCCTTGAAATCCGCAGGTGCCGATGTTCTCATCATCGAAGAGCAGGAAGGACGAGTCTGTTTGAGGGCATTGATGCGAGAACTTGGTCGAAAGCAAATCACAAGTGTGCTGATTGAAGGTGGGGGAGAAGTCAATGCCGCTGCCCTACAAGCAGGAGTCGTTGATAAACTGATGTTCTTTGTTGCGCCAAAACTCATAGGTGGTAACGATGCACCGGGTCCCATTGGGGGTGCAGGCATCGCTCGTTTGGCAGAGGCTTTTGAACTCCGTAGCGTCAAAACCTCCCACATCGGGGCAGATCTTCTGATTGAAGGATATTTGTCGTAG
- a CDS encoding archease: MERYEYLEHTGDIGIRAYGGTLEELFINAAQGLLESIADLSTVGTTKQTQIEVFAESLEELMVAWLDELNFRHEVEEIFFRQVEIRQISEAPYRLVAVAYGEPVDFAKHVVYTEIKSITYHQLIVEQLPDDRWMAQVIFDL; this comes from the coding sequence ATGGAAAGATACGAATATCTAGAGCATACCGGCGATATCGGGATCCGCGCTTATGGAGGCACACTGGAGGAACTATTCATCAACGCAGCGCAAGGACTACTTGAATCTATCGCAGATCTTAGCACGGTCGGAACAACAAAACAGACGCAGATTGAGGTATTCGCAGAATCCCTTGAAGAACTGATGGTAGCGTGGCTAGATGAGTTAAATTTTCGGCATGAGGTCGAAGAGATTTTCTTTCGGCAGGTTGAGATTCGGCAAATTTCCGAAGCCCCGTACAGGTTGGTGGCAGTTGCCTATGGCGAACCCGTGGATTTTGCGAAGCACGTCGTCTATACAGAGATCAAGAGTATTACCTATCATCAGCTAATCGTCGAGCAACTCCCGGATGATCGGTGGATGGCTCAAGTCATTTTCGATCTGTAG
- a CDS encoding ribonuclease J, giving the protein MSDNQDAGVSIVPIGGLGEFGLNMMVYQYDDDIVVVDAGLMFPEADMPGVDLVFPDLTYLRENRDKIKGIIITHAHEDHVGGLAFFLRQINVPIYGTELTLALAKGRLREYGALGMAQLNVIDSDDTVQLGCFNLEFIHVAHSIPDTVAVAIHTPVGIIVHASDFKFDQTPGDNRLTEVHKLAALGEKGVLLLISDSTNADRPGFTPSERSIYADLSGVFQRTVGGLFLATFSSSLHRVQQFIDLAVEHRRLIAVSGRSMINNIRTASELGYLDVPHNILIDAREANRFAPHEVVVLSTGSQGEPRSGMALIAKDDHAFLHIEPGDTVLISARIIPGNELSVRHMINHLLRRGAHVLHERNANIHVSGHGAQEDLKLMMNLVRPKFFIPAHGEYSNLVQHAELAEDVGITSANITVAEDGDLISLTPEFCGVQGKVPAGRVLVDGKIDMGVENIVVHDRQQLAQDGMVIPIVVLNSNSGDVTAGPDMVSRGFVHMDESEDLMNEAKEIVIHAINHLSPGSKSETETVQEEIRVVLRRFFRKKTDRRPMVLPVVMRV; this is encoded by the coding sequence ATGTCTGACAACCAAGACGCAGGTGTGTCGATTGTTCCCATCGGTGGTTTAGGGGAGTTCGGCTTAAACATGATGGTGTACCAGTATGACGACGATATCGTCGTCGTGGATGCGGGCCTAATGTTTCCGGAAGCCGATATGCCCGGCGTAGATCTGGTTTTTCCAGATCTCACATATCTGCGTGAGAACCGAGATAAGATCAAGGGTATTATCATCACCCATGCACATGAAGACCATGTAGGCGGACTTGCCTTTTTTCTCCGCCAGATTAATGTACCCATTTATGGTACTGAATTAACGCTTGCTCTAGCCAAAGGGAGGCTACGCGAATATGGCGCCTTGGGAATGGCGCAGTTGAACGTGATAGATTCTGATGATACGGTGCAGCTGGGCTGTTTCAACCTTGAGTTTATTCACGTCGCACACAGCATCCCTGATACTGTTGCAGTCGCCATTCATACCCCCGTCGGAATCATCGTCCATGCCAGTGATTTCAAGTTCGATCAAACCCCCGGTGATAATCGCCTGACCGAAGTCCACAAACTCGCCGCACTCGGCGAGAAGGGTGTTCTACTGCTCATCTCTGACAGTACCAACGCAGACCGACCGGGCTTCACACCGTCCGAACGTTCAATCTATGCCGACTTGAGTGGGGTTTTTCAACGAACAGTAGGCGGGCTTTTCCTTGCCACCTTTTCGTCGAGCCTACATCGCGTCCAACAGTTCATAGACCTCGCGGTTGAACATCGGCGTTTAATAGCGGTCTCCGGACGTTCGATGATTAACAACATCCGGACAGCTTCAGAGTTGGGATATTTAGATGTCCCGCACAATATCCTGATTGATGCACGTGAAGCCAATCGTTTTGCGCCCCATGAGGTTGTTGTGCTCAGCACCGGTAGTCAGGGGGAGCCGAGATCCGGAATGGCACTCATTGCAAAGGATGACCACGCGTTTTTACATATTGAGCCGGGGGATACCGTTCTGATTTCTGCGAGAATTATCCCAGGCAACGAGCTATCTGTCCGTCACATGATTAATCACCTGCTGCGTCGGGGCGCGCATGTCCTACACGAAAGAAATGCCAATATTCACGTTTCAGGACACGGTGCCCAGGAAGATCTTAAATTGATGATGAACCTTGTTCGTCCTAAGTTTTTTATTCCAGCACACGGTGAATACAGCAATTTGGTGCAACACGCAGAACTTGCAGAGGACGTTGGAATTACTTCAGCCAATATTACCGTTGCCGAAGATGGTGACTTAATCTCTTTGACCCCAGAGTTCTGTGGTGTGCAGGGGAAGGTGCCGGCAGGGCGAGTTCTTGTGGATGGGAAGATTGATATGGGTGTTGAAAACATCGTGGTGCATGACCGTCAGCAACTGGCTCAAGATGGCATGGTCATTCCGATCGTGGTTCTCAACAGTAACAGTGGCGACGTTACCGCGGGGCCGGACATGGTTTCGAGAGGGTTTGTCCACATGGATGAATCCGAGGATTTAATGAACGAAGCCAAAGAGATTGTCATCCACGCAATCAACCACTTAAGTCCGGGGAGTAAGAGCGAAACAGAAACAGTACAGGAAGAAATTCGGGTGGTACTGCGGCGTTTCTTCAGGAAGAAAACAGATCGCCGTCCGATGGTCCTTCCTGTGGTGATGCGGGTTTGA
- the dusB gene encoding tRNA dihydrouridine synthase DusB, whose protein sequence is MVKIGDIALGKFPLLLAPMEDVSDPPFRAVCKVSGVDLMYTEFISSEGLIRNARQSVMKLDIFQSERPIGIQIFGSDVESMKAAVGITEHVNPDLIDINYGCPVKKITCKGAGAGILRDVPKMVRMTSEIVKSTTLPVTVKTRLGWDEKTQYIVEVAERLQDVGIQAITIHGRTRVQMYKGSADWTLIGEIKDNPRMTIPVFGNGDVDSPQKAHKMRQAYGVDGIMVGRAAIGYPWIFREIKHYFSTGQLLDPPSIKERLGVLRQHLELSIKWKGARHGILEMRKHYKNYLKGIPNVKAYREKLVTLKNYEEIVEVINDVQRHVESMMFTFGPAGQRHQEFTRAAF, encoded by the coding sequence ATGGTGAAAATTGGCGATATAGCGTTAGGAAAATTTCCGCTGTTATTAGCCCCGATGGAAGATGTAAGCGATCCGCCCTTTCGTGCAGTATGCAAGGTGAGTGGCGTGGATCTGATGTACACGGAATTTATCTCTTCCGAGGGACTAATCCGAAACGCTCGGCAAAGCGTCATGAAACTGGATATCTTTCAATCGGAACGTCCGATAGGCATTCAGATTTTCGGAAGTGATGTTGAGTCAATGAAAGCAGCGGTTGGGATTACTGAACATGTGAATCCAGATTTAATCGACATCAATTACGGCTGCCCTGTCAAGAAAATTACCTGCAAAGGCGCAGGTGCAGGGATACTGCGGGATGTTCCGAAAATGGTTAGGATGACCAGCGAAATAGTCAAATCGACGACGCTGCCTGTCACTGTAAAAACTCGGCTCGGTTGGGATGAAAAGACACAATACATCGTTGAGGTCGCGGAAAGATTACAAGATGTGGGGATCCAAGCGATTACGATTCATGGGCGAACCCGCGTACAGATGTATAAAGGCAGTGCGGACTGGACACTAATCGGAGAAATCAAAGACAACCCACGTATGACGATTCCCGTTTTTGGGAATGGGGATGTAGATTCTCCGCAGAAGGCACATAAGATGCGTCAAGCCTATGGTGTTGATGGGATCATGGTTGGACGAGCAGCTATCGGTTATCCATGGATTTTCAGAGAGATTAAACACTATTTTTCTACCGGACAACTGCTTGATCCACCTTCTATCAAAGAGCGATTGGGTGTCTTAAGACAGCATCTAGAACTCTCGATTAAATGGAAGGGAGCGCGGCATGGCATTTTAGAGATGAGAAAGCATTATAAGAACTATCTGAAGGGTATACCAAATGTCAAAGCATATCGAGAGAAATTAGTAACTCTTAAGAATTATGAAGAAATTGTCGAAGTCATAAATGATGTACAAAGGCACGTTGAATCTATGATGTTTACCTTCGGTCCCGCTGGACAAAGGCATCAAGAATTCACGAGGGCAGCTTTCTAA
- a CDS encoding M6 family metalloprotease domain-containing protein, producing the protein MLQEDGIEFVLAIKIDFSDQPGQRPGAAFNQYLFADEGVSLHTYYREVSYGQMDIQPGPMGGVVPKGNQWIRAQKAMSYYGEGQINVRRSQELVREACAAVDEMVDFSAYDRDGDGIVDHVFVIHSGDDQASTTEMNDIWSILVQNVNREFDGVWVSTAVLVGEEPSFDKPHLGIYFHEFFHDFGAPDVYGGNFTGPRDHKWGLMGQFGPYQGEIIDGIGNGLQPSHISGYLKWDFDARPENGRVGWIQPVEIKENVTNLSIPSFELPPHDNKLFKVDIPDKISEFGDSTEFFLIENRHRKSGALFDTRLPESGILIWHIDETDVRPSGVVDAASQIWLEDPNDPRHFGIPPGDPDTIDLRTVTDGAAYSADDNETSFTPATSPNSNANDGTISKISITNIGFEGQEIAISVAFGDTYEPNDALTEAFPIEFDQTYESFIADENDVRDLYQFNAIPGQAIVATLIVNSETVDYQFSILDKSGRYIATAERAETTELQVIFQPEQTDTYLISVESLSGFSEVDSYLLTVNAVETRSGQLKLARVRAFPNPMRLEHNEIIFSYTIPGFQLAEEAELEIFNVAGDLVHTQVRQAVIGSHQFRWNGKNADNETLATGIYIFVISASQGDDIVQQIGTIGLAR; encoded by the coding sequence GTGCTGCAAGAAGATGGCATCGAGTTTGTGCTGGCGATAAAAATCGACTTCTCAGATCAACCCGGTCAACGCCCGGGTGCAGCGTTCAATCAGTACCTCTTTGCGGACGAAGGCGTTTCGCTGCATACTTACTACAGAGAAGTTTCTTACGGACAGATGGACATACAGCCAGGGCCGATGGGAGGAGTTGTTCCGAAAGGCAATCAATGGATCCGCGCACAGAAGGCGATGAGTTATTATGGCGAAGGTCAGATCAACGTCAGACGCTCTCAAGAATTAGTTCGTGAAGCGTGTGCAGCGGTAGATGAAATGGTGGATTTTTCTGCCTATGACCGTGACGGAGACGGTATAGTTGACCACGTTTTTGTTATCCACTCAGGAGATGATCAAGCCTCCACCACCGAGATGAATGATATCTGGTCAATTTTGGTGCAGAATGTGAATAGAGAGTTTGATGGCGTATGGGTAAGCACGGCGGTTCTAGTCGGTGAGGAACCTAGTTTCGATAAGCCCCATCTGGGTATTTACTTCCACGAGTTTTTCCACGATTTTGGCGCCCCCGATGTGTATGGTGGTAATTTTACCGGTCCCCGTGACCATAAGTGGGGACTGATGGGGCAGTTTGGCCCCTATCAGGGCGAAATTATTGATGGGATTGGAAATGGATTACAACCGAGCCATATCAGCGGTTACCTAAAATGGGACTTCGATGCGCGTCCGGAAAACGGACGCGTCGGTTGGATTCAACCTGTAGAGATCAAGGAGAATGTGACTAACCTGTCCATACCTAGTTTTGAGTTGCCGCCACACGACAACAAACTCTTCAAAGTCGATATTCCCGACAAAATTAGCGAATTTGGCGATAGTACAGAATTCTTCCTCATTGAGAACCGGCACCGGAAATCGGGAGCGTTGTTCGACACCCGTTTGCCCGAATCCGGAATTCTCATCTGGCATATTGATGAAACCGACGTACGTCCTTCCGGAGTGGTTGACGCTGCAAGTCAGATTTGGCTTGAAGACCCGAACGATCCGAGGCATTTTGGTATCCCTCCCGGCGATCCGGATACCATAGATCTTCGCACGGTTACCGATGGTGCGGCGTATTCCGCTGACGACAACGAAACATCTTTTACCCCGGCAACCAGTCCTAACAGCAATGCCAATGACGGAACAATCTCGAAAATTTCTATCACGAATATCGGTTTCGAGGGACAGGAAATAGCGATCTCTGTTGCGTTTGGAGATACCTATGAGCCAAATGATGCTTTGACCGAGGCTTTTCCCATTGAATTCGACCAGACCTACGAGTCCTTTATCGCCGATGAAAATGATGTGAGAGATCTCTATCAATTTAATGCGATACCGGGACAGGCAATCGTAGCTACCCTGATTGTTAATTCTGAGACGGTGGATTATCAATTCTCTATACTTGATAAAAGTGGTCGGTACATCGCTACCGCAGAGCGGGCTGAAACAACAGAACTACAGGTTATTTTTCAGCCAGAGCAAACTGATACATATCTCATTTCAGTTGAATCCCTATCTGGCTTCAGCGAAGTAGATTCATATCTCTTGACCGTCAATGCGGTTGAAACGCGATCTGGGCAGCTAAAATTGGCAAGAGTTCGCGCCTTTCCGAATCCGATGCGCCTAGAGCACAACGAAATAATCTTCTCCTACACAATCCCTGGCTTCCAACTAGCCGAGGAGGCAGAACTAGAAATCTTCAATGTCGCTGGCGATCTAGTTCACACACAGGTCCGACAGGCGGTGATTGGATCACATCAATTCCGTTGGAATGGCAAAAATGCGGATAATGAGACACTCGCCACAGGGATTTATATCTTTGTTATCTCCGCAAGCCAGGGTGATGATATAGTACAGCAAATTGGTACAATTGGTTTAGCGAGGTAA